Within the Vanacampus margaritifer isolate UIUO_Vmar chromosome 8, RoL_Vmar_1.0, whole genome shotgun sequence genome, the region ATCCTCCCCGATTCTATGTCATTGCCACAGtattaagggggggggggcaactcgGGTATAATGCAGCCACCTCCAATACTACCTCCGATGGTTGAAAAATGCTGGGTTGACTTTGCTTGTCTCATTCATTATTGTTGCCATTCGTACAGAAGAtcacggcaaaaaaaagaaagaaaagagggcTCTTACAAACATTGTAAACAGGACTAGACAAATGCCATCCAAAAATGAGTACCCCTGAAGGTGGAAAAATTGCTTGGTTGACTTTCTCTTTCCCATTCATTGTTAGTGCCATTTATAACTAAGTGACATGGaagatgtggggaaaaaaaaaagaaggatttaGCAGGCAACACAAATGTCATCCCATAAAAGAGAATATTGCCCGGTCACCTTCGCACCCCCATTCTGAACAGCGTCACAGAAAAAATGCCTTACAGGCAGTTTAAAGTGGGCTAATGACTGTTCTCCCCCgtaaatgtactgtacacttACTTCTATGTTAATTCAACAGccggaaagggggggggggggttggaaaCACTCCTACTACTTAGTTCCCTGCAACTCGTAAGGTTATCCAAAGGTAAAAAGCCCAATTTTGTGTCCCCCGCCCCACCCTCACAACCCTCCGATGATTCACACATCTCATTCACAGCCCAATCCCGAATCCGCTTTCCtttcatgcaaatgagctgGAACTCTTCCAAATCCCAGCCCAAAAAGTACATGTAAATGGATTTGaatcatcatttgaattcttaTTGCCATAGGATTATCGTGGCTGTGTTCGAAATCATTCACTCATTCTCTACTCCCTAATCACCATGCAGTGATTGATTATACAGTTCACCAACAAGTACGCTAAACATCCCTATGCCATAGGGATGTTTATACCGTATAGCGGACTATATAAAGTAGGCCCCCTGCTTTCCGTCAATCCTGTGCGTATTGTTAACTAGTCGTCAACATGTGCCATTATAACAGCAATACAacaatgctatttgttagccagTCTGTGCTATTTTGCGTCGTTTGAAGGgaaaagtcaagtaaaaaaaaaaaaaaatcttatatgTTCTACATACTCCTATGAatcaagcagaaaaatccacccttttttgtatccatctcaggcaagggtgtgaattgcctcgtacctggcgattcgattcgtatcacgattcgatttgataccgattaatcccgatgcgaatctataaattgattattgcgatttttttttttttttttactcaaatttagaaaatactaatcagtaaacttgtacattcacactgtaagatttgtatgaaaatttatttatttgtctgaaaattcaggcttataactgagccactgcatttaacaaacaggttgcagcctgtttcatgtttgaacaacactgaaataaaatattatggcttaatgtttcattaatataacattcttccatgcttaatgtgtgaatcctaatcctaaataaaacgttttgttgaatattcccataaaaaattgaagtttaaaaatcgattcggccgcatatcgaatcgattcgagaattgcgcgctgtaatatcgcgatatattgccgaatcgattttttctaacacccctaatctCAGGAGCCTGCCATCTTGCCTTGTACTTCCAATGGATGGATTacgcttaattcatattccacaaatgcaatattaattagaatacaGTGACGGGTGATGCCACATAGACCAGAAAAtcataaagaacattttgggctCGACTTCCTCTTGAAGATAGACCTTACTACGGTAAAACTAGTTTGACAATACACTTCAACAGGGAGTGGCACAGTTTAAAGCCTCGTTTATGGGGAGAAAGAATTGTTTATTATCTTccaaactgataaaaaaaaaagccacacaaCCGCTCGTATCTTGAAGTCACTCGCATCTCAAGGCGCCACTGTATATCTTTTGTGACAACAGTCCTAGAACTTTTCCGACATATTTTCGAGCTACAACTCATGAATTGGTGTCGTGGTGAAAATCAAACAATATCCTGAAAATTGTgaaagaaataaacaaatgataCTGCTTTTCAAGTCATCGTCATGTCAAGAAATAATGGGCGACAGGAGGACACTAAATTGAGGATGACCTGTGTTCACTACACATTCGTGGgtaggggtggggggaggggggggggggtcgtgttCTATACAGTAGTGTATAGGGAGTGATTTCTAACACAAGCCAGTTGTTGGTGAAGAAGGGGTGGGGTGCGAGCTGCCAGCCGGAGTAGCAGCTGTCAAAATGACATACTAGATGTGGGGGTTGcaattggaatttaaaaaaaaaacagaataataTTACATAGGGACACAACATTCCAGTACATGAAGGGAAGCGGGGTTAAATTAATAGGGGGGAGAACAGCGTGAAAGTGCTACCGAGGCTTATTCGTACAGATGAGACGAAACAGGTGCTGCTCCATTTTGAATTCCAATGTTTGTTGCCTTGTTTTTCGTTTGTTTCCCACATTATGCTTTTTCCTCGCCATGAAATAAAAGGTGGGAGCCGCGCCAAGCGTGATATTTTGCCCGATACGCGTCGCTTTTATTGTGtcggagtggggggggggggggtgtcggaTACACGACAACAAACGTTTGTGGCCCCCCAGCTTGCTTGAATGGAACCGGCCGAATGAATGGACGCTCTCGCCACGTTCGTGGGAGAAAATACGCAGTGGCTCGCATTTTGAAATAAGACAATTAAATGGCCGCGATAATACAAATCCACTCACCTTTTTTTCCTTGAGATCAAGCCCGACACAAATCAGAGACGTGTTAATAATTCCTCTCGCTCGTCCTCATTTGGCGAATAAGTGCACGTTGCTGTGGAAACGCTGGCGAATCCCATCTAGCGCATTTCGATACAATCGGATGGAGGGAAAAAGGAGAAGAGGAAGCGGAGGTCACGGCGGGGGGTGCATCTCATTCTCTCCGAGCCGGTACAGTACACGCCGATTGTCAGTCAGTGGGCCGGCGGACAAAGCTGTCTCTTCTACTACGTACGTACTACGGCGAGTAGCCCTAGCGGCGTGTCCGTGTGTCGACGcggtaggaggaggaggaggaggaggcaggcTGCCGCCGACTGGAGGACTGTGGAGCAGACATCATGGCCCCGTGGAAGCGGAGGGAAGATAACaaataaaggaagaaaaaaacgcaCGACGGAGCGCGCTCATTGGCCAGCGTGGAGCCTGCATTCACGTAAAGCCGCTGACGCCGCGTGGGTTCACGCTGAAGGCGTTGGCAGGCACGATCaatcccctcctcctcctccccccctgGGTAGCGCTTCTCAAAATCTCCCCCAGAGTCACGATTGATTTGATTACAAAACACAATCCGGAACATGTCTTTTGGATTCCATTTATATATCTATGgatatcaaaagtctacacacccctgttcaaaatTCTCTATTTTGACCTACATTTACTATATATAATAATGTGACCTACAACCCATgcatcctgaaaaaaaaaaactatttgaaaagtgaagtcaaaataaaatgtttgtgtgtaatatgtttgcacaagtgtgcacacccgcCACCAcataaagtgcctctgatttaCCACAGACTAATTTCTGATATTcttgtaggcttttcctgacatttttttttgttttgctttctggCAGAAGCCTGGAGGTTTTTATGCTAATACTGGCTGGTATTTGTTCCAATTCCCTCCACCTCGACTAAGTTCCagacaaaacaacaaccccCAAGTCTGATGGTGCCACCACCACCACGTGCAACTGTAGGtatggtgttctttttttttttgattagctGTGTTGTGATTGTGCCAGACGCACCCTGTAGCCTAAAAGTTCAACCTTGGCTTCAGCAGACACAATTCAACATTATTTTGCCACATGCATTGGGTTATGGGTGTTTTTGCAAAATGTAGCCAGGctttgatattttttctttgtgtgatAAGACTTCCATCTTGTCAGACTACCGCATAacccatatacagtataattgtATGAAGAACACAGGAGATTGTTATCACGTGGACCAAAGAGCCAGTATTATTTTCCCCATCAGTTTTGGAGCAACATCCAGTTCTGGGTAATTTCACTGCTGTGGAATATTTTCTCCGCTTGATGACTATCTTCACTGTGTCCCATGTTATAATTAATgcgttggaaaaaaaattctgccctcattagtgtttcatttgaattattagtTTGCTCAAAACCGCAAAGTCGACTGCAACCTTTCCGATAGCATTTAATCACCGTCATCCAATTCTACAAATAAAACCATTCTAAAGATATTTCATGGCAAATAATATGTACACTCCACAAAGCCACGGATTGTACAAATGCAGGGAAAACCCATTTTCACACAATAACGTTCAGTGAGCGTCACTAAAAATAGCTTGCCTGCTGTAAAACAAACTAATCCTCTGTTGTAACTACGAAAAGCTAATCAGGAAGTCACGCCATCCAAAATGAGTCAATAGCTGTGTAGCAATTCATTTGAGGGCTGATGACGTCCTAACACTGCAGGTTGCTTTCGGCCGAAGGTTTCTACAAATGTGGCCTCCCTTTCCAAATCCCAATATTCTAAAATCTATTATTAGTTAGATTTCATGAGCTCTCAAAAATCTTGGATTTTAGTAACACTAAAACATAGCCACCTTGGATAGTGGCGCAAAGTGAGGGTGGGAACATGTGACAAAACCAGGAAGGCACCGTGCTAACTACTAGTCCACTGTGATGCCCTCCAAGAGGCTAGCTAGCGCCCACTAACGAGGATGTCCATTTCTTACATCATCGAACTGCAGTAAGGTAAGCCATTCCATTAACAAGATATTATGATTGAATTTGACACGGTGCATTTAATTGCCTagtttatttggaaaaaaatgaatggcagtcataaaaaaaacagaaaaattgtGTTTGCATACAGACGAAACAGAATGCCAATACGGGTCACTGCAGTATTTGATCTACTTGTAGTGGCTTTGAAGAATAGTGACTAAACCATGACACAAAATTCTGCACACAGTTTGCACAGCTATCGCTTCTTTTTGCTCTCCTTCTTGGATTTTGGTCTAATTTGAGGCACTGCTCCTTTGGCTTTCTTCACAGGATCTGCTGCCTTGCCGTTGGTGGACTCAGTCTCCTCCTACACACACAGATCAAATatatgttacaacaaaaaaaaaaggggggggggggtagtaagAAACTCcaaatttattttacagtgATGCCTTGACTTTGGAGTTAATGTGTTCCGTGACCATGCTTGCAACTAAAaacatatctcaaatcatctaaACAATTTGCTTTTAATCTGttccacaacacaaaaaaattgagtgaCATATCGTACCTAGAAAAACTTTTAAGTCAGGTCATTTGTCAATGTACATCattatgaaaaatgttttgtggttTTGTTCCTGTTTGACTGTGGAACCAATTAATTCAAATTCCCTAATTTCCTATCATGGGCATCCAAGATCAGATTGTGTTCAACTTTGGAGACTCCACTATAATTGCTTTCTTTATATTGTGTTGAATCAGCGCAGTCGCTCGTTCCGCCAGCCAAAGACGGCAGGCTGCAATCTGTTTATCTGCTGATATAGTCTAAAAATAGAACTAAAACAACACATTGCATTTCTGCCCTTAAAAAAAGACGACATTTGTACAAGTATGGGAAATAGTTAAACTGTAATGACTGGTAGAAGTCAAATCAGATTAGGCGCCAATATTTAGTGAAAGCACTATTGAAAGAATATTGATGATCCATCATAAAGAAATCAATGTTGCTATGACAGAGACTTCAGACGGAGGTGCCATCCAAAAAAAGAATGGTCTTTTGTAGTAGagaaggctaaaaaaaaacaagttcttACCTTTTCGTGCCCTTTGGAGGTGGGCACAATGATGGCCAGGATGCAGATAAGCTGAAAGATGGCGCCAAGAAAGAGGCCGTAGCGCAGGAGGCTCTCGAAAAAAGTTGGTTCGGGAACTTGTGGGGGAGACAGGTCCATTTCTGCAGACATTTTTGCTGCCTTTCCGAACCTGAGGAGCACATAGGAACAACTTCTGGGTCTCCCACAGACTGGAAACTTACTGGACTCAACTAAAAATGCATGTAAGGTAAGTTACACATGTATACAGGACtgagtcatgtttattttttgtcatgtttgtaaaATATTACTACCTAGCTTGTAGCAGGCGTGCGTGACGTCATGCAAGTTGTAATCACATCTCTAATCAAAGGGTATGCAGgaatgggaggggggggggatgttggTTCGCTGTGATTGTATTACTGTTAatgttttatcttatttttatgGAAAGCGCTTTGTGATGGGTACGACTGTTCTGGAAGCACTACGAAGATGACTTGAATAGTCTTATTAAGATTAGGCGTTGTCTTGTCAAAACTAGTTGACGACACTGACAACAGTCTCCCGAACGCTGCAAAGTACCGAGTGGCGGTAAATGACTGAAATGGCACAGTTGAATGATGTTAAAGAAAGAACAGTTGCACTACATTTCCGAGCTAATTACAGCACAATATAAACTCAAACTCGACACTAATGGCACAATCTATAGTCATATGCTTAAATATCATGTTAATGCTCGTTTACG harbors:
- the manbal gene encoding protein MANBAL; protein product: MSAEMDLSPPQVPEPTFFESLLRYGLFLGAIFQLICILAIIVPTSKGHEKEETESTNGKAADPVKKAKGAVPQIRPKSKKESKKKR